A genomic stretch from Peromyscus eremicus chromosome 6, PerEre_H2_v1, whole genome shotgun sequence includes:
- the LOC131913443 gene encoding glutathione S-transferase Mu 3 — MPMTLGYWNVRGLTHPIRLLLEYTDSSYEEKRYTMGDAPNFDRSQWLSEKFNLGLDIPNLPYLIDGSHKITQSNAILRYLGRKYNLCGETEEERIRVDTLENQVMDTRIQLMIVCCSPDFEKQKPEFLKAIPDKMKIYSEFLGKRPWFAGDKITYVDFLAYDILDQYRMFEPKCLDAFPNLKDFLARFEGLKKISAYMKSNRFLPRPVFTKIAQWGTD; from the exons ATGCCTATGACACTGGGTTACTGGAATGTCCGCGGT CTGACTCACCCCATCCGCCTGCTCCTGGAGTACACAGACTCAAGCTATGAGGAGAAGAGATACACCATGGGGGATG CCCCCAACTTTGACAGAAGCCAATGGCTGAGTGAGAAATTCAACCTGGGCCTGGACATTCCCAAC CTGCCCTACTTAATTGATGGGTCACATAAGATCACCCAGAGCAACGCCATCCTGCGATACCTTGGCCGCAAATATAACCTCT gtggagagacagaggaggagaggattCGTGTGGACACTTTGGAGAACCAGGTTATGGACACTCGCATACAACTCATGATAGTCTGCTGCAGCCCTGACTTT gagaagcagaagccagagTTCTTGAAGGCCATCCCTGATAAGATGAAAATCTATTCTGAGTTCCTGGGCAAGCGGCCATGGTTCGCAGGGGACAAG ATCACCTATGTGGATTTCCTCGCTTACGATATTCTCGACCAGTACCGTATGTTTGAGCCCaagtgcctggatgccttcccAAACCTGAAGGACTTCTTGGCCCGCTTTGAG GGCCTGAAGAAGATCTCCGCCTACATGAAGAGTAACCGCTTCCTGCCAAGACCTGTATTTACTAAGATAGCCCAGTGGGGCACTGATTAG